One Ensifer adhaerens genomic window, CTCAACCCGATACGCAATAGGCCAGAAGATGCCCGATCTGTTTGACATTCTCGCCCCCGCCCATCCCGCAACCGAAATCATGGCGGAAGGCGCCATGCTCCTTCGCGGCGCAGCACTTCCCTACGAAAACGGTCTGCTTGCAGCGCTCGGCCAGATTACCAGCCAGTCGCCGTTTCGACATATGGTCACACCGGGCGGCTTCACCATGTCGGTGGCGATGACAAATTGCGGCACTGCCGGCTGGGTCACGGATCGCACCGGCTATCGATACGATCGCGATGATCCCGAAACGGGCCGTCCCTGGCCGGCCATGCCGGAATGCTTCCTCGATCTGGCAGTCGAGGCCGCGACACGGGCGGGCTATCCCGACTTTCGCCCTGACGCCTGCCTGATCAACCGCTACGAGCCCGGCGCCCGCCTTTCGCTGCATCAGGACAGAAACGAACGCGACTTCGCCAATCCGATCGTCTCGGTCTCTCTTGGCCTACCGGCGACCTTCCAGTTCGGCGGCCTGAAGCGGAACGACCCCGTGAAGAAATATGCACTGCGGCATGGGGATGCGGCGGTCTGGGGCGGTCCGTCGCGGCTCGTCTATCATGGCGTTCCGGAATTGAAGGATGGCGTCCATGAGACCGTTGGACGGATGCGCATCAATCTCACCTTCCGTGCAGCCTTGTAGCTCATCTATCTTCAGTTTCCTGCGCAACGGCTAAGACAAGGAACCCCGGCTGATGGCTTCGCCGGGCGGTTTCAATGCCAAGGTCCGAAGCCCGGAAGGCTGTCGAAACGCTCGTTGCGCTTGCCGGGGGCACCGCGAATAAGGCGCTGGTGATGAAGCATATCGGCCAGTTCGTACTACGCCGAGATGGAGATGCGCGACAACGGAGACGTCGAAGCCCGCCTCACCTCAGGCGAACCTGATCGGCCGTGCCCGGCATTGAACATTCTCCTGTTCGGCTCGGACAGAGTTTCGATTTGAAAGCAAGGATCGGAGTTTGGCAGTGCGACCGATTGCGTAACTTCGATCGTGAGGACAAAACAAGGAGCTACGACAATGAACCTCGTGATCAAGAGCGACACGCTGCGGCCGGACGCGCAGGTGAGTTCCACTTCGACGGCCGCCGGCGTTCTCTCTTACGCGGTCGCCGACTGCGAACTCGGCAAGGTGCTGGTCGCACGTAGCGCGAAGGGCGTGTGCTCGATCCTGCTCGGCGACAACGCCGGCGATCTCGCGGCAGACCTTGCCGATCGCTTTCCGCGGTTCACGCTCGTTTCAAGCGAAGCCATGCTGGAGAACGACGTCGCGAAGGTCCTGCGCTACATCGCCAAGCCATCCGGTGGCCTTCACCTGACGCTCGATATGCGCGGCACGCCATTCCAGCGCCGCGTCTGGGAAAGGCTGAAGGCGATCTCGGCCGGCCGGACGGTGAGCTACATGGATCTCGCCAGGTGGATCAGCCCGCTGGCGAGCCCGCGCGCCGTCGCCGGCGCCTGCGCCGCCAACCCGATAGCACTGGCCGTTCCGTGCCACCGCGTCGTCCGCACCAACGGCGACCTGGCCGGCTACCGCTGGGGCGTCGAGCGCAAACGCGCTCTCATCGCGAAGGAAGCCACGGCATGAACCAGACTGCGATCAACATGGCACCGGCTTCCGTGGAAGCGCGGATCGGTGCCTACGACTGGAAAGCACTCACCGGCGAGCTCGACGGCTTCGGCTGCGCGGTCCTTCCCCAACTTCTCACGCCCGAGGAATGCACCGGCGTCGCGTCGCTCTATGCCGACGAAAGGCATTTCCGCAGCCACATCATCATGGCGCGGCACGGCTTCGGAAAAGGCGAGTATCGCTATTTCAGGTATCCGCTGCCGGACCTCATCGCCGGCATCCGCACGGCGCTCTACCCGCACCTTGCCGGTGTCGCCAACGCCTGGAACGAACGGATGGGCCTGGACCAGAGGTTCCCCGGCGAGCATGCCGCATTCCTCAAGCAATGCCACGAAGCCGGTCAGACCCGACCGACGCCGCTCCTGCTGCAATATGTGCCCGGTGACTTCAACTGCCTTCACCAGGACCTTTACGGCGACATCGCATTTCCGATCCAGGTGGCGATCCTGCTTTCAGAGCCAGGCCGCGACTTTACAGGCGGCGAGTTTGCGCTGACAGAACAGCGGCCGCGCATGCAGAGCCGCGTCGAGGTCGTGCCGCTCCGA contains:
- a CDS encoding methylated-DNA--[protein]-cysteine S-methyltransferase, which gives rise to MNLVIKSDTLRPDAQVSSTSTAAGVLSYAVADCELGKVLVARSAKGVCSILLGDNAGDLAADLADRFPRFTLVSSEAMLENDVAKVLRYIAKPSGGLHLTLDMRGTPFQRRVWERLKAISAGRTVSYMDLARWISPLASPRAVAGACAANPIALAVPCHRVVRTNGDLAGYRWGVERKRALIAKEATA
- the alkB gene encoding DNA oxidative demethylase AlkB, encoding MPDLFDILAPAHPATEIMAEGAMLLRGAALPYENGLLAALGQITSQSPFRHMVTPGGFTMSVAMTNCGTAGWVTDRTGYRYDRDDPETGRPWPAMPECFLDLAVEAATRAGYPDFRPDACLINRYEPGARLSLHQDRNERDFANPIVSVSLGLPATFQFGGLKRNDPVKKYALRHGDAAVWGGPSRLVYHGVPELKDGVHETVGRMRINLTFRAAL
- a CDS encoding 2OG-Fe(II) oxygenase, which translates into the protein MNQTAINMAPASVEARIGAYDWKALTGELDGFGCAVLPQLLTPEECTGVASLYADERHFRSHIIMARHGFGKGEYRYFRYPLPDLIAGIRTALYPHLAGVANAWNERMGLDQRFPGEHAAFLKQCHEAGQTRPTPLLLQYVPGDFNCLHQDLYGDIAFPIQVAILLSEPGRDFTGGEFALTEQRPRMQSRVEVVPLRQGDAVAFAVHNRPVQGTKGNYRVNLRHGVSRIRSGMRHTVGIIFHDAR